A window of Pirellula sp. SH-Sr6A contains these coding sequences:
- a CDS encoding tetratricopeptide repeat protein — translation MMIERVETVGPMVTDTPGASTFDVSPSALGALGMSKHQLVPQKNRIAKLLVGCLHGLVGTAFLCDMRYSHGQGVNPQGPATGAALREGPFSLQGVRQLGAPVAGDLSASPWSSRLSSPPLATVRWGSIQPIDQAPSNPPVAMGAVEEPRRIIPTRTVSNSGPMSVELSAEKPTSVTIANPWVVSEPPTDATLSELFPYTNAAPTGAATPVRENAIPSSREQLAQRVSENLLQPDYSRSVRRNSGPPPRALERPAGWSALEGELRSALEQCDQLLRRGAVHSARDEVVLGLRKLMRTMDAIRGAYVSEPALDKALQAMREELDFLSVSHGVTVESIVATHSTDVLKNRSLQGVSPAVASQHYRSFARYQFLLGADEHPWAADLLYALGKTLEKEAEANSAASLSLRSQAVICYQAAIHVQSNHPEASNQLGYSLLLLDRVDEALVALNRAVQLNPSSSSWANLAEAYKRSGALEQSSVAAAKASEWQRAERPGYSRSNPEVIEISPEEFARFSPAQNSYSSTTNPTAPSPTAIPPVATQSNRTSTPVQSAGRFSNLFR, via the coding sequence ATGATGATTGAACGCGTGGAAACCGTTGGACCGATGGTTACGGATACTCCGGGTGCGTCGACATTCGACGTATCCCCATCTGCCCTCGGAGCCCTTGGGATGTCCAAGCATCAGTTAGTTCCACAAAAAAATCGCATCGCGAAGCTTCTCGTCGGCTGTCTTCATGGACTGGTTGGGACCGCTTTTCTTTGCGACATGCGTTATTCCCACGGTCAGGGAGTGAATCCCCAGGGGCCTGCGACAGGGGCAGCGCTGAGGGAGGGACCGTTTTCCTTGCAGGGAGTCAGGCAACTAGGTGCTCCGGTCGCAGGTGATCTTTCCGCGTCCCCTTGGTCAAGTCGTCTGTCTTCCCCACCTTTGGCCACGGTCCGCTGGGGATCCATCCAACCCATTGACCAAGCGCCCTCCAATCCGCCGGTCGCGATGGGGGCTGTTGAAGAGCCACGTCGAATCATTCCGACTCGAACCGTATCCAATTCTGGACCGATGTCGGTGGAGTTATCGGCGGAAAAACCAACGAGCGTAACCATTGCCAATCCATGGGTGGTCTCAGAGCCCCCCACCGACGCGACTCTATCGGAGTTGTTCCCCTACACGAATGCGGCACCGACGGGCGCGGCAACGCCTGTCCGAGAAAATGCAATTCCTAGTTCTCGCGAGCAATTGGCGCAGCGAGTTAGTGAGAATCTCTTGCAGCCCGATTATTCACGATCTGTGCGACGTAACTCGGGACCTCCGCCCCGAGCCTTAGAGCGACCCGCTGGATGGAGTGCCCTGGAGGGGGAACTTCGCTCCGCGTTGGAGCAATGCGACCAACTGCTTCGTCGCGGGGCAGTTCACAGCGCTCGCGACGAAGTCGTGTTGGGACTGCGTAAATTGATGCGCACCATGGATGCGATTCGTGGGGCCTACGTCAGCGAACCGGCACTGGACAAAGCCCTCCAAGCGATGAGAGAGGAGTTGGACTTTTTAAGTGTTAGCCATGGAGTGACGGTCGAGTCGATCGTTGCGACACACTCCACCGACGTGTTGAAGAATCGATCGCTGCAGGGGGTCTCGCCCGCGGTTGCATCGCAGCACTATCGAAGTTTTGCTCGGTATCAATTCCTGCTTGGGGCGGATGAACATCCCTGGGCAGCAGATCTTCTCTATGCACTCGGAAAGACCTTGGAAAAAGAAGCTGAAGCGAACTCGGCCGCCTCTCTTTCTCTCCGAAGCCAAGCGGTGATCTGTTACCAAGCTGCCATACATGTCCAGTCGAACCATCCCGAAGCGAGCAATCAACTCGGGTACAGCTTGTTGTTATTGGATCGAGTGGATGAAGCATTGGTTGCACTCAATCGCGCTGTGCAGCTCAACCCTTCCTCCAGCTCTTGGGCGAACCTTGCCGAAGCCTACAAGAGATCGGGGGCCCTCGAGCAATCCTCGGTGGCGGCAGCAAAAGCTAGTGAGTGGCAACGAGCCGAGAGGCCTGGATACAGTCGCAGCAACCCTGAAGTGATCGAGATCAGTCCGGAAGAGTTCGCTCGCTTTAGCCCAGCTCAAAACTCCTACTCAAGCACGACCAATCCGACTGCGCCCTCGCCAACTGCGATCCCGCCGGTTGCGACGCAGTCGAATCGCACGTCGACGCCAGTGCAATCAGCCGGTCGATTCTCCAATCTTTTCCGGTAA
- a CDS encoding zinc ribbon domain-containing protein yields the protein MSIEFQCRYCSKTLRVADQSAGKKCKCPSCSATLDIPVFEPASLAPVDAPPSADTSDSDVLQIGCPKCRVVLHYVSALEGTRGMCKGCGHIFTLSQKAIDAPTTDSFPFECPACHFMFEGKPGMEGKKGKCTECNEVFFIAPLKLPEPKPAVSPVQVSKPRPTPTPAPANPKSRQTAAPKPSTPKSNGPKSPVRPSATTPPVTPSVPSPSIWDDLAIPDANWNAPAQATQNPYTASYPTGGGYRAPSKRKRSLDQDTVYSIAYWHRALVTSFLWSLVVGILYGILVVVAQLVLVKGQVDMTLLIAIGVPFAILVLSLLFLAIRFLIAYIFLCIRLYDGPVAALFILGYFLGCIPFLPLILLIIVLIKAHSVLKGAGYDVGLTGVDPNSL from the coding sequence ATGAGTATTGAGTTTCAATGCAGATACTGTAGCAAGACGCTTCGTGTCGCCGATCAATCCGCTGGCAAGAAATGCAAGTGCCCTTCCTGCAGCGCAACACTCGATATCCCTGTGTTTGAACCCGCTTCCCTCGCTCCAGTCGATGCTCCCCCGTCAGCCGATACGAGCGACTCAGATGTATTGCAAATCGGTTGTCCGAAATGTCGGGTCGTCCTGCACTACGTCAGCGCGCTCGAAGGGACGCGGGGCATGTGCAAAGGATGTGGACACATCTTTACGCTCAGCCAAAAAGCAATCGATGCACCCACTACCGACAGCTTCCCATTCGAGTGCCCTGCTTGCCATTTCATGTTTGAGGGTAAACCGGGCATGGAAGGAAAGAAAGGAAAGTGCACCGAGTGCAATGAAGTGTTCTTCATCGCTCCCTTAAAACTCCCTGAACCGAAGCCTGCCGTTTCACCGGTACAAGTCTCCAAGCCTAGACCCACGCCGACTCCTGCACCGGCCAATCCCAAATCAAGACAAACGGCTGCACCTAAGCCTAGTACACCAAAGTCCAATGGCCCCAAGTCTCCAGTGCGTCCGTCTGCCACGACCCCCCCTGTCACTCCGTCCGTTCCGTCTCCTTCGATTTGGGATGATCTCGCGATCCCCGATGCAAATTGGAATGCCCCAGCCCAGGCGACTCAGAATCCATATACTGCAAGCTATCCAACGGGGGGAGGCTACCGAGCGCCTTCGAAACGCAAGCGTTCCCTTGATCAAGACACCGTTTACTCCATCGCCTATTGGCATCGCGCTCTCGTTACATCGTTCCTATGGAGTCTTGTGGTCGGGATCCTGTACGGAATCCTTGTAGTCGTAGCCCAACTGGTCCTGGTAAAGGGACAGGTCGATATGACTCTTTTGATCGCCATCGGCGTCCCGTTTGCCATCCTCGTTCTTTCCCTCTTATTTCTCGCGATTCGATTTTTGATTGCGTATATCTTCTTGTGCATTCGGCTCTACGATGGTCCTGTGGCGGCCCTATTCATTCTGGGTTACTTCCTTGGCTGTATCCCGTTTCTGCCACTCATCCTCCTGATAATCGTGTTGATCAAAGCGCACTCGGTACTCAAAGGTGCGGGCTACGATGTCGGACTCACTGGCGTCGATCCCAATTCGCTTTAA
- a CDS encoding 6-phosphofructokinase, whose amino-acid sequence MTAIRRVAILFAGGPAPAANAVITSAAFTFLNAGIEVIGVKHGYSNLIDFDPSQPLVEGKHYFKITHERLEFSRTEPGIMIGTARSNPGKSVSSPDHLRDPERSAPLGRAYKALRSLGVDALISIGGDDTLKTANKMKLYQDTLPASEVRMPVIHLPKTIDNDYSGIDFTFGYFSAAEVLAEEIRNLNRDAAAGQAYFLCEAMGRSAGWLAYGAAIAGDACMVLSVEDITGPLKKTETVKQEDGSEKVRTVMDLDAVVQKMVAMMIAREKAGRNYGCIVIAEGLAEYLPMSYLDGVARDDHGHIAISNIAIGKAFASMVSDAYKKATGKSRKVNGIQLGYESRCCIPTAFDVMLGSQIGVGAYRALIEEKKNGVMVSVGGQFNISFVPFEQLVDPKTLVTKVRFIETGCDFHRMARLLELPTEA is encoded by the coding sequence ATGACCGCAATTCGACGAGTCGCAATTTTGTTCGCCGGTGGTCCCGCTCCCGCAGCCAACGCTGTGATCACCTCCGCAGCCTTCACTTTCTTGAATGCCGGTATCGAGGTCATCGGCGTCAAACACGGCTATTCGAACTTGATCGATTTCGATCCAAGTCAGCCGCTGGTTGAGGGGAAGCATTACTTCAAGATCACCCATGAACGCCTGGAGTTCTCCCGTACCGAACCGGGGATCATGATCGGAACGGCGCGATCGAATCCAGGGAAATCGGTTTCGAGTCCCGATCATCTTCGGGATCCAGAACGCTCGGCCCCACTCGGTCGAGCGTACAAGGCATTGCGATCGCTCGGGGTCGATGCATTGATCAGCATCGGTGGGGACGACACCCTCAAAACAGCGAACAAGATGAAACTTTACCAAGACACCTTACCCGCGTCTGAAGTGAGGATGCCCGTCATTCACCTTCCGAAGACCATCGACAATGATTACTCGGGTATCGACTTCACCTTCGGATACTTCAGCGCTGCCGAAGTGCTGGCGGAGGAAATCCGCAATCTGAACCGCGACGCCGCGGCAGGTCAGGCCTACTTCCTTTGCGAAGCGATGGGACGCTCCGCCGGTTGGCTTGCTTACGGGGCAGCGATCGCCGGAGATGCTTGCATGGTCTTGAGCGTGGAAGACATCACTGGCCCTCTCAAAAAGACCGAAACCGTCAAACAAGAAGACGGTTCCGAAAAGGTCCGAACGGTCATGGATCTCGATGCGGTCGTGCAAAAAATGGTGGCGATGATGATCGCGCGTGAAAAGGCCGGCCGCAATTACGGATGCATCGTCATCGCAGAGGGGCTTGCAGAGTATCTGCCGATGTCTTACCTCGATGGCGTCGCTCGCGACGACCATGGCCATATCGCGATCTCCAACATTGCAATTGGGAAAGCTTTCGCGTCGATGGTGTCGGACGCTTACAAAAAAGCCACCGGGAAATCGCGCAAAGTCAATGGAATCCAACTGGGTTACGAATCTCGCTGCTGCATTCCAACAGCCTTCGACGTAATGCTCGGCTCCCAAATTGGAGTCGGTGCTTATCGAGCCCTTATCGAAGAAAAGAAGAATGGGGTCATGGTATCCGTTGGCGGACAGTTCAACATTTCGTTTGTTCCATTCGAACAACTTGTTGATCCAAAGACATTGGTAACTAAAGTTCGGTTTATTGAGACGGGCTGTGATTTCCACCGGATGGCTCGACTCCTTGAGCTCCCAACCGAGGCCTAG
- a CDS encoding HlyD family secretion protein, whose translation MNRSLTSLFAIASVVLAGVLLVFAISFIRKNTPREQETAVKRTPPTAPNVQSVASRPSDYPSNANFIGGVGIVEPVGEATTIGSQLPGVVEEVCVQPGHSVKQGDALIRLDRRSAIADVAVAKAELVSQQARLAELQGNIPTLEARYRAAIAIHEQAEAALRNAEKDFERVRSVQGTFALSEEEIDTRRLNLETAKGKIAETEARRLEAKANLDLLAGPQAPSIEVQKIAVVQAEANLQRAQTNLDLRTIVAPKDGTVLSVRLRVGEFVPASILSTPFISLGVIDPLHVRVDIDEAEIPRFSAGAKAYASLRGKPGTKVPLQYVRTEPLVVPKRTLTGTVSERVDTRVLQVIYSAKPDELKASVGQQVDVYIEGKID comes from the coding sequence ATGAATCGATCTTTAACTTCTCTTTTTGCAATTGCTTCGGTTGTGCTAGCGGGTGTTTTGTTGGTCTTCGCCATTTCTTTCATTCGAAAGAATACACCCCGGGAGCAAGAGACTGCGGTGAAGCGAACTCCTCCCACCGCTCCAAATGTTCAATCGGTTGCTTCACGGCCATCTGACTATCCCTCGAACGCCAACTTCATTGGAGGTGTTGGAATAGTCGAACCCGTAGGAGAAGCGACGACGATCGGCTCTCAACTCCCGGGTGTAGTCGAAGAAGTGTGTGTGCAACCCGGTCACTCAGTGAAACAAGGGGATGCACTGATTCGATTGGATCGCCGGTCCGCGATCGCAGACGTCGCTGTCGCTAAGGCTGAATTGGTGTCACAACAAGCTCGATTGGCAGAACTGCAAGGGAATATTCCAACCCTCGAAGCTCGCTATCGAGCTGCGATCGCGATTCATGAACAAGCGGAGGCGGCGCTCCGCAACGCGGAAAAAGACTTTGAACGTGTGCGATCGGTTCAAGGAACCTTTGCACTGTCCGAAGAGGAAATCGATACGCGACGACTTAATTTGGAGACCGCGAAAGGAAAAATTGCCGAGACCGAAGCGAGGCGGCTTGAGGCCAAGGCCAACTTGGACCTCCTCGCGGGACCGCAGGCTCCTTCCATAGAGGTCCAGAAAATTGCCGTCGTGCAAGCGGAGGCGAATTTGCAACGAGCCCAAACCAATTTGGATCTGAGAACCATCGTGGCACCTAAGGACGGAACAGTTCTTAGCGTTCGGTTGAGAGTAGGCGAGTTCGTCCCCGCTTCTATTCTTTCGACTCCTTTCATCTCGTTAGGAGTCATCGATCCATTGCATGTTCGAGTCGATATCGATGAAGCAGAAATCCCACGTTTTTCAGCCGGAGCGAAGGCCTATGCGTCCTTGCGTGGGAAACCGGGTACCAAGGTTCCACTCCAGTATGTCCGCACGGAACCGTTAGTTGTTCCAAAGAGGACCTTGACGGGGACTGTGAGTGAGCGAGTCGACACACGCGTATTGCAAGTCATCTACTCGGCGAAACCCGACGAGCTCAAGGCTTCGGTTGGTCAGCAAGTCGACGTCTATATCGAAGGGAAAATCGATTAA
- a CDS encoding ABC transporter ATP-binding protein codes for MHRNTLPSKADENIAVACRSITRDFGEGQAKVRVLHGVDLVIPLGKTTFLVGPSGCGKTTLISIIAGLLTPTSGQVHVLDREITKLRGGRLVSFRAQTLGFIFQQFNLIPALTAAENAAVSLVVQGHTLAAAKRKSSVLLDKLGMSSNANKYPNQLSGGQQQRVAIARALVHDPRIVICDEPTASLDTESGYAVMQLMQEVANSPQRAVIVVTHDNRIYGFADLIASMSDGRILDVSAQPDTESTRSESEKSSH; via the coding sequence GTGCATCGAAACACCCTCCCGTCGAAGGCCGATGAGAACATCGCAGTTGCGTGTCGGTCAATCACTCGCGATTTCGGCGAGGGGCAAGCGAAGGTGCGAGTGTTGCACGGTGTGGACCTAGTCATCCCACTCGGCAAGACGACTTTTTTAGTCGGCCCTAGCGGATGCGGAAAAACCACTTTGATTTCCATTATCGCAGGTCTGCTCACGCCGACGTCGGGGCAGGTTCATGTCTTAGATCGCGAGATTACCAAGCTGCGTGGGGGACGATTGGTTTCGTTTCGAGCTCAGACCTTAGGGTTTATCTTCCAGCAATTTAACTTGATTCCTGCATTGACCGCTGCGGAGAACGCGGCGGTTTCGCTGGTTGTGCAAGGCCACACGCTCGCTGCAGCCAAGCGAAAGAGCTCTGTGTTGCTAGACAAACTGGGCATGAGCAGCAATGCGAACAAGTATCCGAATCAACTTTCAGGTGGACAGCAGCAGCGCGTCGCCATTGCGAGGGCTCTCGTCCATGATCCGCGGATCGTCATATGCGACGAGCCCACCGCCTCGCTCGATACCGAATCCGGTTACGCTGTCATGCAACTAATGCAAGAGGTGGCAAACTCACCGCAGCGCGCAGTGATTGTCGTGACCCACGATAACCGAATCTATGGATTCGCGGATCTGATCGCAAGCATGTCGGATGGCCGTATCCTGGACGTCTCGGCGCAACCCGATACAGAATCTACCCGCTCCGAAAGCGAGAAGTCCTCGCACTGA